GGGAAGAAGTCTTTTTGCTGCCGAGCGTCTCTGCTATTGCCTTTCTTGAGATTGTACCTGTTACAACTCCGTTATTGGTTACGATCAGGGGATCGGCACCTTCAGATAACATTTTGTCGAGTGCCTCAGTTATTGGTGCTGATTTTGCTATTGTGACTGGTCTGGACATTACATCCTTTACAAGGGTTTTTTCATTCATTTTTTTAACCTCCAATCGGATTTGCATAAATTTTATTGGATTATATTCTCTCTGTCTTACAGGCATTCAAAAAAATGCCTTTATGAATGCAGATACATAATAAGTCAGCACACCCGGACAAAAGAATCATTGTCTGAATCTGTACAGATGTCTGCCATATAACTGCCAGCTATATTTAATTAAATCATCACTCTTTTGTCAGGGCCCTGACAAGATCAAATTCTGTAATTACACCAACCAGATGAGAATTCTCAATTACCGGAAGGGCACCTACATTCCTGCTTATCATCTCCTTTGCAACCTCACATATGGGCTTATCAGGAGTTGTGGTATAGAGTTCACCATTGATAAGATCCCTTACAGGTACTGACATGAGATCAGATATATTGCCTGTTACCATTCCCTTAAACAGATCACCTTTCCCAACGTATTTCATTATATCCATCGCAGTGATGATTCCAAATAAAACGTCATCACTGACTACAGGCAGACGCCTGAATCTGCGGAAAATCATCTCTTTTGCAACATCAGTCATAAGCGCATCAGGGCTTGTGACATAGGGATTTTTTGTCATAATCTCAGAGACAGACGTATAATTGTCCTCACATGAGAGTGTCCTTAATATATCCCTCTCTGTCACAATTCCGACAACCGAACTGTTTTCCGAGATAATGGGGAGTCCGCCGCATTTTTTGTCCACAATGGTTCTGACGACCTCGTTGACCTTTGCATTTTCCTTCAGGGTAATGAGGCGGGTCGTCATGATCTCCCTTACGTTGTCATTTAGTGCAGCTATAAGATTTCCTTTGTGCTTGCCGGAAACGAGATTAAACTTCTCTCCGCCTCCCATTAAGTTAAGGATGTCACCCGCTGTCACAATACCTATGATCTTTCCTGTACCGGAATCAGCAACGGGCAGGCGCCTGAAACCCTTCTTTGTCATTATTTCAATTGCACCTATAATGCTCATCGTCGGTGAGACTGTGATGACATCCTTCGTTGCAATATCCTTTAAGATTTTATTGTTGTGATTTTTTTGATTTTTTTGCATGAAATCATTCCCATATTCAGACGCAGTATTTAAAATATCATACAGCGATATTCTCTGGAAATTTTTTATTTTATCCTTTTCCTTCTCCGGGAATCACCCGGCATATAAAGCAGGATATGAATATATCCGGAATTTATCCGGATTTAATCCGTATCGTCACTTTTCCTGCAGACCGAACAGAGCATTCTCCCGTCAACGAAGACGAGATCATCTGACATAAGGTTGCAGTCGTCACAGACTCCCGATGTTGCAGAACCGTTAACAGAACCTTCAAAGTCATTATTGACTTTTATAAGATCAGACATTATCTCGTTTATCTCGTTGGAAACCGAGATAATATCCCTGACTGTCACGATACCTACAACCTTGGATTTGTCCACCACAGGGAGCCTTCGCACTTTATTCTTAACCATCATGTGAGTTGCGTCACCGACGGTTTTGTCAACATCAATGGTTATTAAAGGTGTACTCATAATTTCACTTACATACACATCTCCCGGTTTGCGGTCCTTAGCTACTACTTTACAGTTAATATCCTCCTCGGTAACAATGCCCTTAGGCACATTATTCTGCAGTACTATACAACTTCCCACTCCTTTCTGGCACATTTTTGCAGCCGCTTTTGGAACAGTCGCTTCTGCACCGATTGTGGCCGGATTGTACCTCATGACTTCCTTTACAGGAACGTCTATTTTGAAGTGATTTGCATCCATTATATTTTCGCTCACATGACCACCTCCTCCTCCGCAGTAAATCCCGCAGAAGAGAGGTCTACAAGTTATCCTATGGTTTCCAGCACTATAAAAGGATATTTACTGGCATTTAACATAAAACAGCCAATTATAATTTGTGTCATCCATCAAGTATATATTATACGGATATTTTCATCAGAAATTATACTGGTTACGGGGTTTTTGGCAGTAGCCGGGAATACCTCCGGCTGTTCGTCTCTTTGCCATAACAGCCACAGTTATATGTCTTTGAGGTAATAATCTGATTATTAATCAGTTTTACCGGAAATTCCGGGAGAGGCATGCAGCCAACTGAAATAAATGCTGAGAATATTATTCTGTAACTGCACAGAATTTCAGATATTTTTAATATTACACATTTAAAGGAACTGATTTTGATTTTTATGCAGGAATAAATGAGAAATTTTATCCATACGACAGAAGATGATATTAATTTATACTGTACCAAAACCAATGTTTCTGGAGAATACAATATGAGCTTCTTTATCAGGACAAAAAAGAAATTTAAAAAAATAATTGCCAGATTATTTAAGAAAAAACAGATGCGTATAGGTATTTACGGCCCCCCGAATGCAGGGAAGACAACACTCTCAAATCGTATTGTCAGGGACTGGACCGGAGATGCTGTAGGGCCTGTAAGTGAGATACCGCACGAGACACGCCGTGCCAGAAGAAAAGAGGGAGTCACAATTGCGGATGAGAAGGGCAATGCAGTAACAATTGATATTGTGGATACACCCGGAGTAACAACCAAGATTGACTATAAGGAATTCCTTGAATATGGTATTGAGTCTGAAGAGGCAGTAGTCAGGGCACGTGAGGCAACAGAGGGAGTTGCTGAAGCCATGCACTGGTTAAGGGAGGATATTGAGGGTGTAATATATATGCTTGATTCAACCCAGGACCCTTTCATGCAGGTCAATATCATGCTGATTGGAATTATTGAGAGCCGCGGACTGCCTGTAATAATTGTTGCCAATAAAAATGATCTCCCGGATGCATCTGCCACAAGAATAAAAAGCGCTTTTCCGCAGCACCCTGTAATTTCAATATCAGGACTTGAAGGAAATAATGTGGAAGAGCTTTACGAGAAAATGATCGATTATTTCGGGTGATTTGTATGATTCAGGGAGTCCAGATAGATTTAATTTCTTCAGAACGTCTTGAGAATCTCACATCACTTGAAAAAATAAGGATGATTCTTGAAAAGGTTATCGACGGAAATGTAGTTGTCCTTGAAAAAGGACTCACACCCGATGAGCAGAGTTTACTGATAGAGACAACTATGCGCGAGATAAAACCGGACGGTTTTGCAGGAATTGAAATGGAGACATATTCCAGTGAATCGGCCACTCATCAGAAGAGCGGGGGACTTTTCAGCGGACTTTTCGGTAAAAAAGAGAATACATCCGGCAGAATGACTGTAATCGGTCCTGCAAACCAGATGAAGACCCTGAAGAAGGACAAAAACCTTATAAGCGCCTGGGTATCATCCAGATAAAAGGAAATAAGATTGCCGGACAGTCAGGCAATATAAATGATTATCAGAAAATCCAATACTAAAGCAGATTGCCGGAAAGTTCAGTAATTTAAGGTGAATATTGAAAAGATGCCTCACAAATGCACACAATGCGGAAGGGAATTTAAAGACGGCTCAACAGACATCCTTAAGGGCTGTCCGAGCTGCGGCGGCAAAAAATTCCTGTATATAAATCCTGAAAACCTGCACCAGGATGTTTTGGAAGAGAAGACGATAGAGGATATTGCCGCTGAGACCGGCCGGGAGATTATTGAGATCAAAGAGCCGGAAGATAAGATAAATACAGATAGTGAAGACGGTGTAGAGAGTGAAAACAGCGCAGTGGGTGAAAGCAGGAAGAACAGGAAGAAGATTGAACTCTACGACCGTGTTGAGAGTATCCGGGTTTTAAATCCGGGAACATATGAGCTTAATCTTGAAAAACTTGCCAAAAGCGATGGCATGGTCATGCAGATGGGAACGGATGACAAATATGTTGTCGATATAATGTCAATGTCCAAATCAAAGAAGAAAAAGAAGAGATAAGAAGAAATCAAACCGTCAATAAAATATCAATAAAACCATATAATCCCCAATAGACCTATTTTGAGAAATAATCACAAAATCCCAGGCAGGAAACTGCCATTCAGAGATATCACAGAAGTTTAATGTACCGGATTCCATGAAAACACCAGATATGCAGAGGGCTTCCCCACATCAATTTAAAAATATTCATTACCCATTTAGCTGTTTTTTAATACACTACTGCTTAATAAATTGGTCAATTTCTTTTTAAATCCTTCATTTCCAAAATTACGACATTTTTGTGGAAAATAGAAATACATACTGGCAGTTTACATATGTACTGCATTCAATAAATCCTTTTCAGCAGTATATCGAATATTTTAATGAAATAACGAATTGACGTTAATATTTTCAAAATATGACTGGCAGTAGTGTACACTTTTTTAGCTATTTGGGTCATTATATAACAAATAACTGATTTAAGAAAAAATATTAGAATGGATAGTAAGCCGGATTAGTTATGAACTGCTCCATATTTTTAAATGTAATATCTGTTCCCCCCTGTTCCACATAAAAACCATCCTTGGCAATAACAAGGCCCTCAAATGAGTCTCCCTTAAAAGTCACCTTTCCTTTAGGTGCAAAGAGAATACCTGATACAGGTTTATTATAGTTCTCAAGTTTGATATCTCCATCTTTTGATACGATAATAATATTCCTCGGATCGTCAGAATTGTCCCTTTTCCTCTCATAATTACCATCAGATAATATTTTTATACCAGAACTGAGGATTTTATCACCATCGTCGAAATTATAGCCATGGGAACTATACCAGCTGGCCTGTTTCGCATTAGGAATACTGTATTCAGGAATTGAAATTTCCGGGACTGAGTCTACTTTTATGCACTTGTCAAGGATTGACTGAGGGAAATTTTTAGGAAAGTCAATTTTTCCAACATAGTAAATATAGGCATCGTCAGCTATCCATGGCTCATGTTCAAGTTTAAGATCACCACTGACATAGACATTATTATGAATTCTGGCATCTTTGAGTTCAAGGTTATTTCCTACATGAACCTCGCCATATACATTACGGTTACCCTGCAGGAGCTTCATATCGTTTCCAGCATATATTATTCCAGGATTTCTCTGAGATCCTATATCAGCTCCGCCCTTATCCATATCAATCGTATTTTCCACATATATATTTGAAGCTGAAAGCGAAGCTCCGCCATTTATTTTATCAGCTTTAAGATCATTGGTGATAATTACCGTTGAACCAAGCCCATTTATCGAATCTCCGTTAAATTCAAGTTTTTCACCATAGATGAAAACACCTTCATCCACAACAAATCTTGCAAAGTCAGATATTTCCACACCGGAAATATCAATATAATCCGTTTTTGTGACTGTGTCAGTACCGCCTGCATTTGTCGTAGTCAGTGCAACACTGTATATCCCGGATTCATCATAGGTATGCTCAGGACTTTGTTCTGTTGACGTTGTGCCGTCACCAAAGTCCCATAGCCATGATGTCGGCGAGTTTGTAGAACTGTCAGTAAAGCTTACTGTAAGAGGAGCATCACCACTTGCTGTATCTGCTGTAAAATCAGCGACTGGTGCATTCGGAGTGGGTGATGGTGTGCATATTCCATAGATCTCTCTTATCTGATCATCCGTTAGAGCAACAGTATAGAGCATCACTTCGTCCATCACGCCTTTGTATCTGAAGAAATATGGGGAATACATCTGCTGCACACCTATCGTCAGAGCATTATTGTTTGTAGCAAATGAATCCGGCAGGGATGAGGTGACCGTTGCCGCATATTCACCGTTGATATACAGCGTTGCCGCTCCGGAATCTGTATCAGCAACAAAGGCAACATGCTGCCACTGTCCGTATTCATAGCCAAACCCAGTGGTACTGTACTCTTTGTAGCTTCCGGAATAAGTCTCAAATGAGAATTTAGACGTCCCGTCCAGATTTCTTATGAATAATTCATAATTATCCTCATCCTGAGAACCCTTGCAAATCAGGGAGGTAAAATTTAAGTACTTGGATGCCATGCCATTGGGATTAACAGGTGGTTCTGGCTTAAGCCACGCAGCATATGCAATATACTTTGGTGCGTCAAGAGTATCGTCATTTGAAACAAGTACATAGGTGCTTGTGCCGTCAAAGTATAGGCCATCCCCACAGGCACCTGCAACACGGGAGTAAGTGCCCTTAATAGATCCATCATTACCATTGCCGGAGGAATCAACTGCCGTACTTCCTGAGGCTTCATCAAACTTCCACCATCCAACAGGTGACGGAAGTCCGGTTACCGTGATGTATGATGATTTATTCTCATAATCATAGCCGGCAGCATTTGCTGCCTTAAGGCTGACATCATACTCTCCTGCACCTGCGTAGGTGTGCTCCGGATTTTTTTCTGTTGACGTTGTACCGTCACCAAAGCTCCAGAGCCACGAGGTCGGACTTCCTGACGAAGAATCAGAGAACTGTACTGTAAGTGGCACTCCTCCGGATGTCTTATCAGCCGTAAATCCGGCAGTGGGCACCTTACAGCAGTCCTCTGCACAGAAATCTTCAACAAATCCCCTGCCAAATCCTTCAGATTCCCATTCAAGCTGAAGGACTGCATGGCCGGTCTTCTCGTACATTTCGACCTTTACCGGATGGAAACCTTCAGTCAGACGAACATTACCTGATTCCTCCTTTGGAGAATGATCACCCCAATTGTCCACGACCAGATTATCATCAATCCATAACCTTGAACCGTCATCTGATGTCAGATAGAATGTATAATCATCCTCTTCATCAATCATGAGATAACCCTCATAGATAACGCTGAAACGCTCATCACGTCCAATTATTGGGTTTGGCCAGTCTGTAATATCACTGCCGTAATCATATCTTTCATCATCAATGGCTCTTTGATCTGCAAACCTGATCCTCTGATCGATTCTTTTAACCGGAGTTCCGGCAAAGTTCTCATTTTCATAGTAAGAACCGGTTATACCCTCTACTTCACAGGACTGTGATGGAATTACAGTGATATAATCGGTCTTTGTTATATCTCCTGAACCGGAAGGATTCGTTGCAGTAAGAGTTACTGTAAATGTTCCAAATGTCGAATAAACATGCTCCGGGTTCTCTTCTGTTGACGTTGTTCCGTCACCGAAGTCCCACAGCCATGAGGTTGGATCTTCGGTTGAGAGATCTGTAAACTGAACAGTAAGCGGGACCGAACCGTTTGTAGGAGTACCGGTAAAGTCTGCAACAGGCACATCAGGCTCCGGTGTGGGCGTAACCGTAGGTGTAGCCGTTGCTGTCGCAGTCGGGGTTACCGTCGGAGTTGCAGTTGCAGTTCCGGTTGGAGTTATTACGGCTTCACCACTGCCGGCGATAAGACTTCCATGCCCTCCGCCCGTGGAAATTATCTGAACCTGACTATAATCACTTTTACCAGGTACAACAAGTGATTCACCTACTCCCCACGAATCCCAGTCAGATTCTCCGTCATCATCACCCAGAGGAATAAGACTTAATTCACTCGGATTAAAGTCCTCACCGTCAACACGAACTATAAATTCTCCTCTTTTCAGCGAGTCGCCACCGGAATGATACAAAAAGAGATCATTAGCATTTGTATCAGGAATTATTGACATGCTCGGGACATCAACCGGCGTACTCTGACTCGTAATAACCACACTGACAGCACCAATGCCGATGACAACAAGCGAAACCATCAATATAGCACCTACCATATCTGAGACGGCTTCACATCTCTTCAAATTATTTTTATCTCCCTTGTATCCGTAATTTCTGTTTTTTCTGTTATCCTTCTTCATGATGTACCAACCCCTTTGATGTAATGATATTTAATCTCCTGAAGACTCACAGAACCAATGAATCCAAATGACACTAACAGGCACACAAGCACTGTAAATCACATTCCAGCATACATTCAGGATTACCCGGACATATATCCACATAAATTCAGTAATACTTTTAAGTAATCCGTCAATTCAGGAACAACAATTAATTATATGCTGTATTTCCTCATTATGAACATAAATACATTGTGCTGGTGCCGGAATTTCGCTGCCGGCATTGCCTGTAGCATACTGCTTTTGGAATGCTAAATCACGGCCCACAAAATATTAATTCTCCCAGAAAAACCGCAAAAAACTGCCCGTAAATGTAAAGAATAAATGGATTAAGTCTATGGTAAAACACATAACACCCATAAAAAAGGGATCATTCAGAATGAATCTGACCAGGGGAAATCATCACGATTCGGGATATAATTCTCAATATTTCTGAAGGTAACATCTACTCCGCCTCTTTCGACAGAGAACCCTTCCTTTGCAATAACAACTCCCTCAAATGATTCAAATGAACTCCCCCCAAATATAACCTCTCCATTGGGGGCAAAAAGTACACCAGTTACAGGGATGCCCCCAAATTTATTCAATTCAATATCTCCCGTTTTTGCAACAATTACAATATTTTCGGCACTGTCAGTTGATTTAGCAGTCCTTTTATAACTATCAGCAAATATTTTAATTCCGCTGTACAGGTTTTTACCCGAGACATAACCATGATCACTATACCAGCCATCTAATCTTGCAGAAGGAATTGGTGGGGTACTGAATCCCGGCATTGAAAAATCTGGAACGGAATCTACATGATGACATTTGTCAAGAATATCCTGGGAATACCAATCAGGATGGCTGATTGAACCGGTATA
The sequence above is a segment of the Methanoplanus limicola DSM 2279 genome. Coding sequences within it:
- a CDS encoding CBS domain-containing protein, producing the protein MQKNQKNHNNKILKDIATKDVITVSPTMSIIGAIEIMTKKGFRRLPVADSGTGKIIGIVTAGDILNLMGGGEKFNLVSGKHKGNLIAALNDNVREIMTTRLITLKENAKVNEVVRTIVDKKCGGLPIISENSSVVGIVTERDILRTLSCEDNYTSVSEIMTKNPYVTSPDALMTDVAKEMIFRRFRRLPVVSDDVLFGIITAMDIMKYVGKGDLFKGMVTGNISDLMSVPVRDLINGELYTTTPDKPICEVAKEMISRNVGALPVIENSHLVGVITEFDLVRALTKE
- a CDS encoding Zn-ribbon domain-containing protein — protein: MPHKCTQCGREFKDGSTDILKGCPSCGGKKFLYINPENLHQDVLEEKTIEDIAAETGREIIEIKEPEDKINTDSEDGVESENSAVGESRKNRKKIELYDRVESIRVLNPGTYELNLEKLAKSDGMVMQMGTDDKYVVDIMSMSKSKKKKKR
- a CDS encoding CBS domain-containing protein, producing MSENIMDANHFKIDVPVKEVMRYNPATIGAEATVPKAAAKMCQKGVGSCIVLQNNVPKGIVTEEDINCKVVAKDRKPGDVYVSEIMSTPLITIDVDKTVGDATHMMVKNKVRRLPVVDKSKVVGIVTVRDIISVSNEINEIMSDLIKVNNDFEGSVNGSATSGVCDDCNLMSDDLVFVDGRMLCSVCRKSDDTD
- a CDS encoding Era-like GTP-binding protein: MSFFIRTKKKFKKIIARLFKKKQMRIGIYGPPNAGKTTLSNRIVRDWTGDAVGPVSEIPHETRRARRKEGVTIADEKGNAVTIDIVDTPGVTTKIDYKEFLEYGIESEEAVVRAREATEGVAEAMHWLREDIEGVIYMLDSTQDPFMQVNIMLIGIIESRGLPVIIVANKNDLPDASATRIKSAFPQHPVISISGLEGNNVEELYEKMIDYFG
- a CDS encoding DUF2073 domain-containing protein: MIQGVQIDLISSERLENLTSLEKIRMILEKVIDGNVVVLEKGLTPDEQSLLIETTMREIKPDGFAGIEMETYSSESATHQKSGGLFSGLFGKKENTSGRMTVIGPANQMKTLKKDKNLISAWVSSR
- a CDS encoding PKD domain-containing protein; the encoded protein is MKKDNRKNRNYGYKGDKNNLKRCEAVSDMVGAILMVSLVVIGIGAVSVVITSQSTPVDVPSMSIIPDTNANDLFLYHSGGDSLKRGEFIVRVDGEDFNPSELSLIPLGDDDGESDWDSWGVGESLVVPGKSDYSQVQIISTGGGHGSLIAGSGEAVITPTGTATATPTVTPTATATATPTVTPTPEPDVPVADFTGTPTNGSVPLTVQFTDLSTEDPTSWLWDFGDGTTSTEENPEHVYSTFGTFTVTLTATNPSGSGDITKTDYITVIPSQSCEVEGITGSYYENENFAGTPVKRIDQRIRFADQRAIDDERYDYGSDITDWPNPIIGRDERFSVIYEGYLMIDEEDDYTFYLTSDDGSRLWIDDNLVVDNWGDHSPKEESGNVRLTEGFHPVKVEMYEKTGHAVLQLEWESEGFGRGFVEDFCAEDCCKVPTAGFTADKTSGGVPLTVQFSDSSSGSPTSWLWSFGDGTTSTEKNPEHTYAGAGEYDVSLKAANAAGYDYENKSSYITVTGLPSPVGWWKFDEASGSTAVDSSGNGNDGSIKGTYSRVAGACGDGLYFDGTSTYVLVSNDDTLDAPKYIAYAAWLKPEPPVNPNGMASKYLNFTSLICKGSQDEDNYELFIRNLDGTSKFSFETYSGSYKEYSTTGFGYEYGQWQHVAFVADTDSGAATLYINGEYAATVTSSLPDSFATNNNALTIGVQQMYSPYFFRYKGVMDEVMLYTVALTDDQIREIYGICTPSPTPNAPVADFTADTASGDAPLTVSFTDSSTNSPTSWLWDFGDGTTSTEQSPEHTYDESGIYSVALTTTNAGGTDTVTKTDYIDISGVEISDFARFVVDEGVFIYGEKLEFNGDSINGLGSTVIITNDLKADKINGGASLSASNIYVENTIDMDKGGADIGSQRNPGIIYAGNDMKLLQGNRNVYGEVHVGNNLELKDARIHNNVYVSGDLKLEHEPWIADDAYIYYVGKIDFPKNFPQSILDKCIKVDSVPEISIPEYSIPNAKQASWYSSHGYNFDDGDKILSSGIKILSDGNYERKRDNSDDPRNIIIVSKDGDIKLENYNKPVSGILFAPKGKVTFKGDSFEGLVIAKDGFYVEQGGTDITFKNMEQFITNPAYYPF